A stretch of Xenopus laevis strain J_2021 chromosome 8S, Xenopus_laevis_v10.1, whole genome shotgun sequence DNA encodes these proteins:
- the LOC108705808 gene encoding delta-like protein 4 yields MKVDPIRIFGLTFLLILVKQVSSSGVFQLELHEFINTNGMLVNGKSCLPNCRTFFKICLKHYQTVVSPGSCTFGSVITPVLGSNTFSIKGMEGFTNPIRLPFNFTWPKTFSLIVEAFHSPTDLNPQEMKIGQFTIQKPLNVGEEWSRDVQSGDPQIQLRFSYRVVCSEHYYGESCSRLCKPRDDRFGHYKCETDGRVSCLKGWKGEYCAEPICLDGCSEQNGYCNKPGECTCRPGWQGRFCSECIPHNGCRHGTCQVQWQCICDEGWGGLFCDQDLNYCTHHKPCKNGATCTNTGQGSYTCSCPPGFSGVNCEDKIRECDSNPCRNGGSCRDLENGYRCECPQGYDGIYCEKSILNCGNSPCFNGGTCREREIGASYTCHCPLGFTGSNCEKKVDKCTRNPCLNGGQCYDFGKTQLCRCRPGFTGPTCAINIDDCAKNPCSNGGICTDAVNDYYCECPPGYRGKTCNVDECILPCRNGGTCYIGPYDNNFSCDCPPGFTGNLCENPVESKVDFPWVAVFLGAGFVGVLVLLCMVIITFRLFRKQPLHETKTMNNLSDFQKDNLIPASQLKNINKKKDLEVDCGIEKSNYKLKNHTLDCNLTHGMKGNVSNGIRKENKYHYSEKCLEEEKFPLSFHSDKPECRISTICSSRDSMYQSIYVIAEERNECVIATEV; encoded by the exons ATGAAGGTGGATCCTATTCGCATCTTTGGCTTGACGTTTCTCTTAATACTTGTGAAGCAG GTATCTAGCTCCGGGGTCTTCCAGCTGGAACTTCATGAGTTTATCAATACCAATGGGATGTTGGTGAATGGAAAGTCCTGTTTACCCAACTGCAGGACCTTCTTCAAGATTTGCTTGAAACATTACCAGACGGTGGTCTCCCCTGGATCCTGCACCTTTGGCAGCGTCATCACTCCAGTCCTTGGATCCAACACCTTCAGCATCAAAGGGATGGAAGGCTTCACCAACCCCATCAGGTTGCCCTTTAACTTCACATGGCCG aaaactTTTTCACTGATCGTCGAAGCCTTTCATTCGCCTACag ACCTCAATCCGCAAGAAATGAAGATCGGTCAGTTTACCATCCAAAAACCTCTTAATGTGGGGGAAGAATGGTCAAGAGATGTGCAGTCAGGAGACCCACAGATCCAGCTAAGATTTTCCTACAGAGTCGTCTGCAGTGAACATTACTACGGAGAAAGCTGTTCAAGACTTTGCAAGCCCCGTGACGATCGCTTTGGGCACTATAAATGTGAAACTGATGGGAGAGTGTCCTGCCTCAAAGGGTGGAAAGGAGAATACTGTGCAGAAC ccATTTGCCTGGATGGGTGCAGTGAGCAGAACGGCTATTGTAACAAACCTGGAGAATGCAC TTGTCGCCCAGGATGGCAAGGTCGCTTCTGCAGTGAGTGCATACCCCATAATGGCTGTCGACATGGGACTTGCCAAGTTCAATGGCAGTGTATTTGTGACGAAGGCTGGGGTGGTCTTTTTTGTGACCAAG ATTTAAATTACTGTACTCATCATAAACCCTGCAAAAACGGAGCAACCTGCACGAACACAGGACAGGGAAGCTACACCTGCTCTTGCCCTCCAGGTTTTAGTGGCGTCAACTGTGAAGACAAAATAAGAGAATGTGACAGCAACCCGTGCAGGAATGGCGGCAGCTGTAGg gattTGGAGAACGGTTATAGGTGTGAATGTCCTCAGGGGTATGATGGAATCTACTGTGAGAAAAGCATTCTGAATTGCGGAAACTCGCCGTGCTTTAATGGTGGCACGTGCCGAGAGAGAGAAATCGGGGCCAGCTACACCTGCCATTGCCCTCTAGGCTTCACGGGCTCTAACTGCGAAAAGAAAGTTGACAAATGCACAAGAAATCCCTGCCTGAATG GAGGACAGTGCtatgattttggaaaaacacagTTGTGCCGCTGCCGTCCTGGTTTTACTGGCCCCACCTGCGCAATTAATATTGATGACTGTGCAAAAAACCCATGTTCTAATGGAGGGATCTGCACTGATGCTGTCAATGATTATTATTGTGAATGTCCACCAGGATACAGAGGGAAAACCTGTAATGTCGACGAATGCATTTTGCCTTGCAGGAATGGAGGAACATGTTATATTGGACCTTACGACAACAACTTTAGTTGTGATTGTCCTCCTGGCTTCACGGGGAATCTTTGTGAGAATCCAGTAGAATCCAAAGTAGATTTTCCATGGGTTGCAGTGTTCCTGGGTGCTGGATTCGTGGGGGTTCTTGTCTTGCTCTGCATGGTTATAATAACTTTTAGGCTTTTCCGTAAACAGCCCTTGCATGAGACTAAAACAATGAACAATTTATCTGATTTCCAAAAAGATAACTTGATTCCAGCATCACAGCTTAAGAATATCAACAAGAAGAAAGACCTGGAAgtggactgtggcattgagaaaTCGAACTACAAACTGAAAAATCACACGTTAGACTGTAATCTAACACACGGAATGAAAGGCAATGTCAGTAATGGGATccgaaaagaaaataaataccatTACAGTGAGAAATGTTTAGAAGAAGAGAAGTTTCCTCTTAGTTTTCACAG TGATAAGCCAGAGTGTAGAATATCAACGATATGTTCCTCAAGAGATTCAATGTACCAGTCAATTTATGTAATTGCAGAAGAACGGAACGAATGTGTGATAGCTACAGAG GTATAA